From a single Fusobacterium sp. FSA-380-WT-3A genomic region:
- the rpmH gene encoding 50S ribosomal protein L34 yields the protein MKFHTYQPNNRKYKKDHGFRARMKTKGGRQVLKRRRAKGRKKLSA from the coding sequence ATGAAATTCCATACATATCAACCAAATAATAGAAAATACAAAAAAGACCACGGATTTAGAGCAAGAATGAAAACTAAAGGTGGAAGACAAGTATTAAAAAGAAGAAGAGCTAAAGGAAGAAAAAAATTATCAGCATAG
- the yidD gene encoding membrane protein insertion efficiency factor YidD: protein MKKIVLLLIKGYQKFLSPFLGKNCIFIPTCSAYTYEAIEKYGIIRGGFLGIKRILRCHPYSQGGYDPVPELKNNKEKR from the coding sequence TTGAAAAAAATAGTTTTACTATTAATTAAGGGATATCAAAAATTTTTGTCCCCTTTTTTAGGTAAAAATTGTATATTTATTCCAACTTGTTCAGCTTATACCTATGAAGCGATTGAAAAATATGGTATAATAAGAGGAGGTTTTTTAGGGATAAAAAGAATATTAAGATGTCACCCTTACAGTCAAGGGGGATATGACCCAGTACCAGAATTAAAAAATAATAAGGAGAAAAGGTAG
- a CDS encoding chromosomal replication initiator DnaA: MKKNQEVEDALESFNIVSSDSLIEDINKMDMKMKNLPDIEVKEVVIQGAGNFLNLQGNIINIPVEMIVFPFFTPQKQNKRINFQYSFEDLGVTMYCTLVAKDNNDMVYQPSMFEEKIYNFLICMYEGKKDSPTEEGEYIEFEISDFIVNFLGNKMNRVYYTKVEQALKNLKSTEYQFVVSNHTKFGKYRFEDEEFKLLTYQKLKKGKKVFYRVLLNKNIRQKIKDKRYIKYNSKALMEIITKDPIAGRIYKYISKVRYEETDGRINLRTLAAIIPLRMEQETERITKTGETKIYVLNRAKQVLKRVLKAFDILVELGYILEYSYDESKKEDTYYINYTFNVEKDGECHISTFIESNKTKMITNKNKNTSSKSDKIKSKSLENLDIDDIEYNPEDIQEAEIIEIKDKPKKEKAKPKSDPYKDLPISLVELIHKAKRNIYASRAWDKRTDTKIRKIYNEDGEELAAEVLKIIYKNLNKNVRTTLVQYINGILKNIDKGEFTEKQNLTLFNNEVKEKTIISKKKIKQARKSIKKSVISDINTLKEDVDIPNDIKDIIKEFEKLDDYEKLKVEEEAIKLCSNETGTDENFLLLMKNTSKLIYLNTIKKYIGQILERK, encoded by the coding sequence ATAAAAAAAAATCAAGAAGTTGAAGATGCATTAGAAAGTTTTAATATTGTTTCATCTGATTCCCTTATAGAAGATATCAACAAAATGGATATGAAGATGAAAAATCTTCCTGATATTGAAGTAAAAGAGGTTGTTATTCAAGGGGCTGGAAACTTTTTAAACCTTCAGGGAAATATTATAAATATCCCTGTTGAAATGATAGTATTTCCTTTTTTTACCCCTCAAAAACAAAATAAGAGAATTAACTTTCAATACTCTTTTGAGGATTTAGGAGTTACTATGTATTGTACTTTAGTTGCTAAAGACAATAATGATATGGTTTATCAGCCATCTATGTTTGAAGAAAAGATATACAATTTTCTAATCTGTATGTATGAAGGGAAAAAAGATTCTCCTACAGAGGAAGGTGAGTATATAGAATTTGAGATTTCAGATTTTATAGTCAACTTCTTAGGAAATAAAATGAATAGAGTTTATTACACCAAAGTAGAACAAGCTCTTAAAAATTTAAAAAGTACTGAATATCAGTTTGTTGTTTCAAATCATACAAAGTTTGGTAAATATAGATTTGAAGATGAAGAGTTTAAACTCCTTACTTACCAAAAACTAAAAAAAGGGAAAAAAGTATTTTATAGGGTTTTATTAAATAAAAATATAAGACAAAAAATAAAAGATAAAAGATATATTAAATATAACTCAAAAGCTCTTATGGAAATAATTACAAAAGACCCTATAGCTGGTAGAATTTATAAATATATAAGTAAAGTGAGATATGAAGAAACTGATGGACGGATAAATTTAAGAACCTTAGCTGCTATTATACCTCTTAGAATGGAGCAAGAAACAGAGAGAATTACCAAAACAGGAGAAACTAAAATCTATGTTTTAAACAGAGCAAAACAGGTGTTAAAAAGAGTTTTAAAAGCCTTTGATATATTAGTTGAATTGGGATACATATTAGAATACTCCTATGATGAATCTAAAAAAGAAGATACTTACTATATAAATTATACGTTCAATGTTGAAAAAGATGGTGAATGTCATATCTCAACTTTCATAGAATCTAATAAAACAAAAATGATTACAAACAAAAATAAAAATACTTCTTCTAAATCTGATAAAATTAAATCTAAATCTTTAGAAAATTTAGATATAGATGATATAGAATACAATCCAGAGGATATTCAAGAAGCTGAAATTATAGAAATTAAAGATAAACCTAAAAAAGAAAAAGCTAAACCAAAATCAGACCCTTATAAAGATTTACCTATCTCTTTAGTAGAACTTATTCATAAAGCTAAGAGAAATATCTATGCTTCAAGAGCTTGGGATAAGAGAACAGATACTAAGATTAGGAAAATATATAACGAAGATGGAGAGGAATTAGCTGCTGAAGTTTTAAAAATTATTTACAAAAACTTAAATAAAAATGTTAGAACTACCCTTGTTCAATATATAAATGGTATCCTAAAAAATATAGATAAGGGTGAATTTACAGAGAAACAAAACTTAACTTTATTTAATAACGAAGTTAAAGAGAAAACAATCATCAGTAAAAAGAAAATAAAACAAGCTAGAAAGAGTATTAAAAAATCTGTAATATCTGATATTAACACATTAAAAGAAGATGTTGATATTCCAAATGATATTAAAGATATAATTAAAGAATTTGAAAAATTAGATGACTATGAAAAATTAAAAGTGGAAGAGGAAGCAATTAAACTTTGTTCTAATGAGACAGGAACAGATGAAAATTTCCTACTTCTCATGAAAAATACTTCTAAACTTATATATTTAAATACTATAAAAAAATATATAGGTCAAATATTAGAAAGAAAATAA
- a CDS encoding R3H domain-containing nucleic acid-binding protein translates to MAEVIEVKAMNSEEAKKRAARVLSISEEQIVDVVEKVKSKSFLGLFSKEGVYDVTYVTSLDELKKEEVKEEVVEEVKVVEEKIIEVEPIDERHTARDLRKERNERKAKKTVEKKEKPVKVAIVNEKKEEEVERVLVNVEPKEEIVEKILTSTRELIENMGLNLDVEFTGTIGRNYVINLSGEDKGIIIGKKGKTLNSFEYLLNSLIKEVRIEIDVEGFKEKRNETLVELANKMAIKAIRTRKTIRLNPMPPRERKIIHEIINQYPELDTYSEGKDPKRYIIIKRKR, encoded by the coding sequence ATGGCAGAAGTTATAGAAGTAAAAGCTATGAACAGCGAAGAAGCTAAAAAAAGAGCTGCAAGGGTTTTAAGTATATCAGAAGAGCAAATTGTAGATGTTGTAGAAAAAGTTAAAAGTAAATCTTTTTTAGGATTATTTTCTAAAGAAGGTGTGTATGATGTAACTTATGTAACTTCTTTAGATGAGTTAAAAAAAGAAGAAGTGAAAGAGGAAGTCGTTGAAGAAGTTAAAGTAGTAGAGGAAAAAATCATTGAGGTAGAACCAATTGATGAAAGACATACTGCTAGAGATTTAAGAAAAGAAAGAAATGAAAGAAAAGCTAAAAAAACTGTGGAGAAAAAAGAAAAACCAGTTAAAGTAGCTATAGTTAATGAAAAGAAAGAGGAAGAAGTTGAAAGAGTATTAGTTAATGTAGAGCCAAAAGAGGAGATTGTAGAAAAAATATTAACTTCTACAAGAGAGTTAATCGAAAATATGGGATTAAACTTAGACGTGGAATTTACAGGAACTATTGGAAGAAACTATGTAATTAATCTATCTGGAGAAGATAAAGGAATTATCATTGGTAAAAAAGGAAAAACTTTAAATAGTTTTGAATATCTATTAAACTCTCTTATAAAAGAGGTTAGAATAGAGATAGATGTAGAAGGATTTAAAGAAAAAAGAAATGAAACTTTAGTGGAACTAGCTAATAAAATGGCAATAAAAGCTATTAGAACTAGAAAAACTATAAGATTAAATCCTATGCCTCCTAGAGAAAGAAAGATAATTCACGAAATTATCAATCAATATCCAGAATTAGATACTTACAGTGAAGGAAAAGACCCAAAAAGATATATTATTATTAAAAGAAAAAGATAA
- a CDS encoding YidC/Oxa1 family membrane protein insertase — MNFLYAIFEKLLVMFHGMTGNFGVAIILLTIFIKIVLLPLTLKQDKSMKEMKKLQPKIEEIKKKYGSDPQLMNQKTMELYKEHKVNPAGGCLPILIQLPILWALFGVLRKEGVVPDESFLWFSLVTPDPYFILPILNGVVSFVQQKVMGTSDNPQMKNMMYMFPIMMVFISYKMPGGLQLYWLVSSLTGVIQQYFVMKKGE; from the coding sequence ATGAATTTTTTATACGCAATTTTTGAAAAACTTTTAGTTATGTTTCATGGAATGACAGGAAATTTTGGAGTAGCAATTATATTACTTACAATATTTATTAAGATTGTATTATTACCTCTTACATTAAAACAAGATAAGTCAATGAAAGAGATGAAAAAATTACAACCAAAAATTGAGGAGATTAAAAAGAAATATGGTTCTGACCCTCAATTAATGAATCAAAAAACAATGGAACTTTATAAGGAACATAAAGTTAACCCAGCAGGTGGATGTCTACCTATTCTTATTCAATTACCTATTTTATGGGCTTTATTTGGTGTATTAAGAAAAGAGGGAGTTGTACCAGATGAGTCTTTCTTATGGTTCTCTCTAGTAACTCCAGACCCTTATTTTATTTTACCAATATTAAACGGGGTAGTATCATTTGTACAACAAAAAGTTATGGGTACTAGTGATAATCCTCAAATGAAAAATATGATGTATATGTTCCCTATTATGATGGTATTTATTTCTTATAAAATGCCTGGTGGATTACAATTATATTGGTTAGTATCAAGTTTAACAGGGGTTATACAACAATATTTCGTTATGAAAAAAGGAGAGTAG
- the rnpA gene encoding ribonuclease P protein component, protein MEKLVKNAEFQKVYNYGKKTYGIYSLVFFLKNNLEYNRCGFVASKKIGNAVCRNRIKRLFREYYRNSEDRIQKGYDIIFVGKKNAGEKFKELKFQEMKEDLDKVFYKGKLFKD, encoded by the coding sequence ATGGAAAAATTAGTTAAGAATGCTGAATTTCAAAAAGTTTATAATTATGGAAAAAAAACTTATGGAATTTATTCCCTTGTATTTTTTTTGAAGAATAATTTAGAATATAATAGATGTGGATTTGTAGCTAGTAAAAAAATTGGAAATGCTGTTTGTAGAAATAGAATAAAAAGATTATTTAGAGAGTATTATAGAAATTCTGAAGATAGAATACAAAAAGGGTATGATATTATTTTTGTTGGTAAGAAAAACGCAGGAGAAAAATTTAAGGAACTAAAGTTTCAGGAGATGAAGGAAGACCTTGATAAAGTTTTTTATAAAGGAAAGCTTTTTAAAGATTAA